Below is a window of Camelina sativa cultivar DH55 chromosome 11, Cs, whole genome shotgun sequence DNA.
CACTTTGTTACGCTCCGATctactactagtactactacAACTTAACATCCTCATCAACGAACTTGACGCTGATGACGTCATTGACATTGACCTCCGATCACCTCTTGATGATCCTCCACCGTCCATCTCCTCCTCATCATCGTACACTTCAATTCTAACCTCTCCTTCTCCAACGCCGTTACGGTCTCCGTATCCGTCGTCAACCCCTGTTTTGTGATCATCATCTTCGATCTCAGCAAGAGACAGTGAGAATCTCCGATCGTCTTCTCCGGATTGAGACAGTTGCAATCTaacctctgtttcttcttggaCTACGGCGTCAACGGACGGCTTGAGGTTGTCTTCAACGGAGGCGGCGAGAACAGGGGAACGACAGAGAGGACACGTGGAATGAGAAGACAACCACATATCTATACACTCTACGTGAAACCCATGTCCGCAGTTTCTTAGCTTTCTTCCAAACTCTCCAACTTCCCACAAACCAAGACATATCAcacactcatcttcttcatcttgatcCTCGTCATCTTCGTAAACGAACAGAGGAATCGAAGATATCACTGACAGATCCAAACCTTTGTCATCGTTTGTTGTAACGGCAGCTGCAACAACAGCAGGAGTATTAACTCCTCCACCGTCGAGTGGGAGAGAAGGTATGATTCTTGTTGTAGTCACTGTTCTTCTCCGGTTACTACGTCGTCTTCTCCGGCGGCGTCTAGCGGCTGAGGATAAATCTTGATGAGAGGGAGACCAGAAAAAGCGAGCGTAGAAATGGAGAAGCAAAACGAAGAGGACGACTAAGAGGAGGAAGACGAGAGCAGCTAAGAGGACATTGGAGTTGTAAGAAGATAAGATCTTGAGGAAGTTTGAGAGACTGCTTTTAACACTCATTGagccgtcttcttcttcttccctcatAATCATCTTTTTGCTTATTCAgagacttttcttttgtttctctcttggaTCAGCTCATtatgatttctttatttgttttgagagttaaactatttatatatgtataactataAAGTAGTCAAGTGTATAGTATAGGGGAAATCAAAATCACGAcgtataaaaaaatactaaaacaaatagacaaatattgagaacaaaataaataaatagattagTAGtcaattctcatttattttataaacccataAAATCAGGATATTTGGTCtacaataaatttataaaatttaagaatatttgaaagaaagtaaCTCAGTCTCGAACCAATTGTCTTCCAGTTTGTCAAATATATGTACTATTATATGGATTACACATTGCAATGCATAATCTTTGTTTGGAATATTGATGAAATGTGATGTGTAGAAGTACTAGCAGCAGCTGGGAAAGTTGTGGGCCTTTCGTCTTTTAGTGTGTGCTGTGGTTGCAACCAAAATAATAGAGTTGGAGGAGGTTGTGAGTTTAAAAGAAAGGGTGgggtttgtttttgtatctttcTATCAACTATGATTTATATTGAATCAATCTGTTAGATATATAATCctatttaagttttattaaaatgtttgatctATACACTCACATCTATCTAGGTTCAAACCCTACACATTCCTTATCACTAAACAACTAACAAAATAGTCTCAATACATCAGGTAATCTCCTATATTGTCATTtagtattagaaaaaaatcaaaaatatgtCATATAACGCATTAGAACAATTTATCTGATttctttaaagatttgtttaatGTTCTTTTCTCATCGCTTACATTCTTTCATAAGAAGATCAGAACATATCCCCTATAAATCGTGGAAGAATCGGAGAATTTTGTTTGTAGTCGcaagaataattaaattatacgTAAGATGAAGAAGTAAACAAATAAGACTAAAGAATAATAGAAGAGAAGTAGGTAATGGAGGTCACATGAAAGTTAGCTTAGAAAAGAAGGCAAGTAGGGAGATATACGGGTAGATTTAACGTGAACATAAAGCAAAAGTAGAAGACGAGGAACGCTATGCAATTTTTTCATCAAATCCTCTTTACACGTTTCTCTATTAATCAAATCTTATTCTAATACTACTATTGTTCTtcgtttaaataaaaaagaacatatCGTATTATTGTATCATATCTTTATATACGtgcgaaatatatatattcgatgTTCACAGGACCTAACCACGAGGAGCCGAGGATGGTCTTTGATGAAACTtgcaaaatctttaaaattaagtGACTCCTCAAGGCCACGGagtttacccaaaaaaaaagaacaaattccCATATGACTTTTTAGTGACAACTTGTTGTTCACTTCTCAAATAAGTTATAGAGTAATAGAATTAGGTTTCTTAACTTTCGGGTTGGCTGTGGGCACCTTTGATAAATCTCTTTTGCTTGTGCTTCAGAGAAGAGGTTTTCTTGCATCTTAAGACTAGTATTTTGTAAGGTTTAAGCCTAGTAGCCTATGCTTTTAGTTTACGGGCTCGTCCTCTTTCGttttaggtttgagtttttCGGTTTTGTTTTAAGTATTTTCTTCTCTTGGATAAGATTTAGACTCCGAAGAATTCTTGTTTTCCGCCGGCTTAGACTCCAGGGACATTTATGTCGTCCACCGGcttaaatttctcttttttgggCTTTGTATTTCACTTTGGTACCAAAACTagttcattaataaaatttgagatgacaaaaaaaaaagtttcttaacTTTCGATTAGCTAAGGGTCAGACATGtttccatatatgtatatacaataTCAgagttttcattattttttttatttttttttgcattatttcACATATAAGTGGAGGTATAGCACTTGAGTGGTATAATAATTGTTGTCAATAGGTGTGAGAGAAAATGACACACCTTGAAAATGGCAGTCATGGAAATAATAAGGAAGATATAAATGTTAGATAGGTGAGTGAGAGGTCTGTGAAGGATTTAGAGTCTATGAACTTTATTGACCAAAATAAGGATTTGCAGTTGCCAACAGCACCTACTCCTTATTTTGGgcctttttttttccaacttccAAGCATTTAGCcttctttacttcttttttacCTATCTTTGTTTGGTCATGTTGTAATTGTTAGCTTTATGCATTCAGTTCCtccttttggtttggttcgagTATCTTGAATATTTCTAATTTTGGAGAAATGGGTCGACATTTAGGGGGTTTTTAGTTTTAGCTTGGATAATAGATcatatagtaaacaaaattaACTGTAGTTACGATTATATCTTAATAGTATTCTTTGCATATATCTAACTAAAATGTGATTTaaggattttattttttaaactactATCAAAACTTGGTTCAGCTTTGatttaatgaattttgtttcgGCCTGGTTTGGGTTTTCGCCATTAATAGTAGCAAGTATAAGTGTATAACAGTTGACTACAATGTACAATTGTATGTAAGAAATAGTTACCTCTTACATCAAACCATTAATAAACTATCATATAACCAGTTACTAGTGGTAATGTGAagatgaaattgaaagaaaaaaacacaagtgTACTTTAGAAATGGGACATAAAAGATGCAATTAGAGATATGCAAGGTAGCAGGAACAGCTCATAGTCAGAAGGAAATAAATGGAGATAGATAAGTGCTTAAAACATGGTTTTATTGTGGTGGAGCCTTTcgtatttttttgggtttaaagcTTTATGGTCCAATAACTCTACTGGCTCCTAAACTAACTAActagttttcacttttcagaaCCACCACATTACTATCCCCTTTTTTTGCTGCAACACCAACATGTATGTCATTCACGAAAGTCGAATCTAATGGTCAATCTATATCGGATGATTTATGAAATAATCCGATGAGAAATACTATAAGAGACCACACAATAGTCAAACACTTacaacaacattaaaaaaacaaaagatgataaGATTCTCATTCTCTAACACAGCGcgcaaagactcaaaaaaactttgagagatgacaatggagaatGACTCCTTTTGAAGCTACCATCATGCTCTCAGTgccaagtatatatatattatataaaacagACGCAAAGCACTTGTGATCCCAACAACAACCACTTTTAACTCAAGTGCTCACCTCTGTTTTCTTCCCTTCTTCCTCCTTTgtatctttctcttcctttgcAGGGcttttttcttctgcttccttGGCTTTCTCCtcgcttttcttttcttcaaccGAGAGATTCACTATTAAATCAGCAGCTTCATCGCCCTCTTTGCTCTCTTTACCTAGTTGCTGGCTTTCAGCAATCTCAGTGAACTTCTCCATAAACGTTTTGCAATCTGTTGATGCAACACTATCAATTAGCCACAGGAGAATCTAAAACCAAAGAGTTGACGCAGACTACGACAAGTGGTAGAAATGCAAAATGCCTACTCTTGCAAATGCCAACTCTCACAGCAAAGCAGAGTAACATAATCTTACATCTAATGTAAACATAAATACGAATATGGTAGTTGTTAATATCTAACAGATCACATAACCATTTTGTTTCATGTCTAGTGATAAGATCAACAACCTCAAGAAACCAACTGAGTCATGGACAATGGCAGTTACACCTTCACAAGTCATCTACACAACTATGTATCCCTGAATCTACATAACGAAGCAACATTCTAAGACTTTTTAAGCCCCGACACTACAAAAGCAGAACGGTTCTTGTTTTGAGCTGTCTATAAAGGACTTAATGAAAGGAAAAGAGACTTCAATCATCACAACTAAACTCTTCTAAAtggtaattttaaaaactcCACTCAGACTCAACAAGCACGAATTACGActtgaacaaaacaaaatgtaaccACATCAACAAGTACGCAGGGGATTCCACAAGCAAACTTACTCTCAATAGAAGCAAACCTAATGCAGAAAAGCTCATCCTTCAACTCGCCATCGGAAAAATCAGTAGCGTGCCATAAACAAGACTTTTCATTACCACTATGTTCCTGAACAGTCATCCCAGACGAAACTGCACaagaaataaaacacacaatccCACACAACTTTTAGATacacaaaacaagagagaaacaCAGAAATGAGAAGAAGGTTACTAGCGAAACATACTGAGGTGATTGGCACAGATCTTTAGGGTTTTAGACTGTCTCATAACAAGCCGAACTTTGCCAGTCTGCTTATGCTTTAATAGCTTAACAGTTCCAGCTCCTCTCTCCTTCCATTGGTTCCCTTCTTTATCGAATCGATACATCTTCGATTTCCTACAGATCAATTACCACAACAAGACATCTCAATCAAACTCCGCGACACTAAACCTAACCAGAGCAAAGATATCGGAACGAATAGAGTAAGAGAAACATACAGATCGAGGACAgcgtcttcatcttcttcgccgGTGGAGACAGCAACCTCTTCAAGCCTAACGATCGGAGCGACCTGCGCTCCGGTGTCTTCATCTTCGTGGACTTCGGTTTCCTCTTCGCGGTTCTCACGCTCTGGCTCAGTGCTCGCCATCTTGGAACTGTGAAAAAGTGAGTTGGTCTGCTTTTGCAACTTTGGTCGTTCAGTTGTGGGAGAGAAGAAGTTTTGAGAACGGGGAGAACCAGAAGAAAAAAGTCGAgggtttttaaaactttataaccCAAAGTTAGGCTTCAGATTTATTTATTGGGCTAATAGGCCTTAAACATTGACCATTTAAGCCCATTAAGTCACTAATTCGACAATACGTACTTGATTTAATTTTGATGTATAAAATCATCCCCAATCAAATACTGTCTCTCCTTCGTAATATACTATGTTTTacaggtttttctttgtttcataatataagatgttttcaactttctagacaatttttagattacttttatattttcttattgtttttttatgcagtcttgtttataattggttgaacttttgtAAAGTagttatttcttaatatgtgtgttttcactcaaaacatcttatattttgaaacggagggagtagctCAAAGTGAAGCCATTTTAGATGATCGACGACActgaaggaagagaagaagacaatatGGCTAAGGAATGCCACAGCACAAAAATGCATAAAGCTGATGTATCTTATTTCCTGGAAGTATTATACATTCTCTAAGATAACTATAAGAGTGTGTGcatatattatctttttatGTAGATGCTCATGAATGATCTCCATCCTTGACGcatctgtttttttcttggtttttgacTGCCTTctgtcattgttttttttttacgctttatatcttgaaaattatCACTTATGTAGTTATGTACTTTGTGTGTATTGTGTGGATGACATTTGATAACCATGATAGAATTGTGAATTGTATACAAAATATACCATCCGGATTAAAAATAGTACATAACGAAAATCAatagtatgtatatatgaaCATTTTGGATACAACACAAGTACAGTAACATATTACACAAGTACATAGGACTGCCACAATTAGAAAGTACAGAGCAGGAAATTGATTTCCTTGAattcttttataatttcttgTATCCAATTTTGCCTTGTGTTTAAAGTACCGTTGCTATGATCTTTACATATGGTACGTAAACACGTTTTCCATTGACGATAATGATAGGTTTCTAGTTTTATGAAAATCTTTCAATCAAAGTCCGATATCAGCCGAGacgatttttttaattaagtcaCAAAAGAATTCTGATGACAAAAATAGATTCCAGGTATAAAGATAAACGAAGCTACGTGTTTCTGCTGTTAGAACTACCAATTGTACCATTTGAACCATATTCGTGTTAGTGATACTTATGTAACAGTATGGTCAACAAGCAAAGGCAAAATGATACGAACGGGTATTGGGTGGTGTGTCAGATTAAATATGAAACATCAACGGGATTAAATCCTCAGACAGGGATAACTGTATTCTTCATATTTGTGCTCATCATCCACAACCCAATTACCCAAACATCCTTGTCAATTTCTAAAATCAAACGACAACATGGTATTTAAAAAACCAGACAGAAGCCTTAGAACGTCCTTTAGTCAACACCATTATAACATGAACATCATATTCGTGTTTTGTGAAATGTATTATGTCAGATTACAAATCAATCATCAATGGGATTAAATCCTCAGACAGggataactgtttttttttatatttgtgcTCATCATCCACAACTCAAAGCTATATTCTAGTAAATTTCATAAATCAAGATTAGTAAAAAACCCAAATAGAAGCCTCAGACCGTCCTAGTCAAGAAGATAATATTTCAACACTGAAAATTTCAGTAACCATTATATCTAATCTTCATCAGCCTCTCTCTTAtcataattaaaacaaaaaccaccaagtaccaagaaaataaaattataataagatctcaaaaagaaagaagaactcaGTCCCTTAGATGTTCATAATGAAATGCGATCATTACCGCAATCATTACAGGTCTGTAAATTGACTCATCACTGTTCTTCCAAAACAATctatataacaaaaactaaatccGGATACTAAAGTATAATTAATATAGCTGCTTAAGTGTGTTTTCTCCCCACATCAACATCAAACGAGATTGTATAAATACAAAATCACTGAAGATATATTAgggagaatatatataaaaataacgAAAGCAACACGATTAATTTTGCTTCAAGGGAACGAATCATATGGGAACGAACAAATCCACATAGACTATCTGATGAAGCCAATTCGGAAACCGTGAGAAAAACACTAGAGAACCAAACCAAGAGACCCAGTAACAGTACAGAGAACCCCAAAACTATGAAAACTACAGAAGCTTCTATGTGAACTGACTTCTTTTATCGATTGCTTGCTGGCTGCTAAGACCCTAGAAATCGACTTGTTGATCTGTCTATGCAATTGAACTTCCTCTATTTATATAACAAGAAAGGTTctgggaaagaagaaaaaaaaaccctaaaagcttttCACTAAGCCCATTGAGTATATTTAAAAAGGCCTAATAAGGTTATGTTAATTTTAGCTGAAGCCTGTAGTAGTGTTTTTGCCTTTTCAATAATGTTGACTTGTTGTTAGTTACTATGCTCTGCTCTGTTGCATGAAATTATTAAGATTagatcattagaaagataatttCCTCAAGAGTTTATACAATTGAAAGCCTCCGTAATCTTAAAGATTCTTTTCGAATGTGCCAAAATATTACTACTAACTGAATACTTTGATGGGAGaagactaataaaaaaaaaaaaaaacaagctaaTAGAAGAGAATCGTATACAATAACTGGTTCCATGTATCAGGTAGACCAGGCAAACACCAATGGCTACAATCTGACTGGTCTGGTCTAGACCTCTGCGAACCGCTAATGAGACCGCTGTAGACTGACGGATGACCGTCTTTTCTAAGCGAAGAGAGGAGCGTTATGTCGAGAAGAAAAGCCGGATTGTGCATTCCGTGAAGCACTTCAACGATCACTGATCTTAGCTGATCTGTGTATGAACTCACTGGGTAAGCTGCTCCTGTGATTGGTTCTGTTTCTCCGTAGCAGTTCTTGGATCCAGTAGATGATGGTGCCGCCCAGTCACTCGGGCTGATCATTCACAAAACACACATACAAGTTGGTTTCAAAAACATCAGAAGTGGTTCCAAATTTAACAACTTTGAGAaactgagagagagatagagtgaGTTACTTGTCGTGTGTTGGAGAaatggagaggaagaagacttgGGTTTTGGATCTATCAACGTGGGATTCAACCCAATACGCCCAAGTACGAAGTGCTTTCTCCATTGCGACGAAACGGTCCATGTCTTGGTAATAAGTATTGCCTGATTGAATTAAGTCCCATCTATTTGTTCACAAGGAGAGATCAATGGTATAAGCAAATAAAACACTTTTtgacattaaaacaaaatcaaataactgGAAGTGTTTTTAACTTACCCTTGCATATTTCCAGTGTGGCTCCACCAGTGACCAGTGTTGAAGATGAGGAGATCAGCGTCATGCCATGCGTTAGCATTGCCAGAGATCTCATCCAGTTTCAACACTCGCTTGCCTTGAACAGAGTCTATATCCACCAAGAACGGAGCTTTGTAAAACGACATGGTTATCCCATAATCCTAGACATAAAAAGAACAGTTTCTTACATAGAACCTATGACACAACGTAGTAAGagacattgaagaagaagaagaagaagaagaagaagaagaagaagaaagcatttACCAAGAATCTGAAGGTGGAGAGAGGAAGGCCTCTCCTCATTTCAATCTGAGTGGAAGGTGCAGATGACATAATGAGGCAGATCAAAGACTCCCATTGATTCTTCCCCAATGAATCACCCGCAAACATTATGGTTTTGCCCTTCATTTTCAATAGAAACTCAGCACCATTGAACCTAATCCATTTGTGTAGACCAGAAATTGCACAATATAACCCACAACATCTCTATTATAAAAACCTGATCTTTGAGCaatcaaaaaaatcttaagaGACGAAACTAAAGTAGAATCCTTTCAAATGGGTTCACAAAAAGAATACATTTTGACAACTAAAGTAACTCCAAAATTTCAGATTTCAGATGAACTCGAACCTCTTCAAGATTGACCAATATAACCAAAAgaaggaaggaggaggagtaaGTAGATACACATACGTGGGTAAATTGCAATTCTGAGGTTGCCAACGATACTTGAGGTAGTCAGAGTCAGGACGACCGTACATCTGGCAATCGAACTCAGGCTCAACGACGTTGGGACAATCCGACGGTTTATAGAGAGGGTAAGAGCTGTCACGAACCCACGTGCCGAGGAAGAGAGTGCAAGTGCTCTTGTTCCCTTGGAAACCAGCTGATGGTCTGCTCGAGCTGTACTGGTtaccactactactactaccagAGCTTCCTCCATGGCGTTTTTTCAAGCTTAGTATAATGGCTGAAGAAGATTGTTCTGGTTGTTGAAGGAAGAgaataacaagaaagaaaatggCGGAGACTGAGATGCcaggaagatgaagagaagaagaagaacccatcTTTTGCTTTAGTCCCCGgaacacaaaacaataaaagaaagcTGTAAAATAATTGAGAGATggggaaataaaaatatcttaaagaaagaaaagtttcttgctttgagattttgattttgattttttttttgggggtatcAGTGGTGTTGTCTCTGTGCAAATGGGTATGGGGTCGTTCACGTGGGTCCTCTTACTTCtgtaaatattttacaaatttcgAAACTTGTATTTATTCGTTGAtgaaatcttaaattttaaataaattaaaaatacaaccTTTGGAGAGAAGAGAAATCTTTAAAACATTGCTGAAGAAATATAAAACTTGTTTCTTTGGTGAAGGGTTTTATTGGATTTAGTTTTCTTCTGCATGTTCACATGATCGATTTTGTTAGATGTCTCAAGGCACCTATAATTGATAGcaataaatttgaataatttatgATCCACAATTCACAAAGGGCATATAATAATACTTTGCTTAGATTATATTATCAAAGTGTCAGAAGAGAGGTAAGCATTTGttccttcaattttttttcttcttttcttccaaTTAACATATTTCGACACCTTTGTGGGGGTTGTGTAACCCAGCTTAAGATTAGTATACACAAACAATAATCGTAAAATCTCAACCTTTCATGCCCGAAGATTCTGAACAGAACTCGTGGAGACAAAGTTGTCTGAGGATGCTCATGCTCTCTCCTTGGAGTGTTCATACTTCATGTTAACCTTATGCGTTTTAACCTCCTTCGTGTGTAACACTTTAAGATACGGTTCCTTTTCAGTAACCCTTCttcatgtgtttttgtttccctgaaaacaacaaaaaaaaattgtatgaagTTAATACGATTCATGGATTGTCTAGTCACACAATAAGAAGCCTAATACGTTATCTTTGG
It encodes the following:
- the LOC104726432 gene encoding RING-H2 finger protein ATL63-like; amino-acid sequence: MIMREEEEDGSMSVKSSLSNFLKILSSYNSNVLLAALVFLLLVVLFVLLLHFYARFFWSPSHQDLSSAARRRRRRRRSNRRRTVTTTRIIPSLPLDGGGVNTPAVVAAAVTTNDDKGLDLSVISSIPLFVYEDDEDQDEEDECVICLGLWEVGEFGRKLRNCGHGFHVECIDMWLSSHSTCPLCRSPVLAASVEDNLKPSVDAVVQEETEVRLQLSQSGEDDRRFSLSLAEIEDDDHKTGVDDGYGDRNGVGEGEVRIEVYDDEEEMDGGGSSRGDRRSMSMTSSASSSLMRMLSCSSTSSRSERNKVFPSATQDSSK
- the LOC104726433 gene encoding ran-binding protein 1 homolog c-like translates to MASTEPERENREEETEVHEDEDTGAQVAPIVRLEEVAVSTGEEDEDAVLDLKSKMYRFDKEGNQWKERGAGTVKLLKHKQTGKVRLVMRQSKTLKICANHLISSGMTVQEHSGNEKSCLWHATDFSDGELKDELFCIRFASIENCKTFMEKFTEIAESQQLGKESKEGDEAADLIVNLSVEEKKSEEKAKEAEEKSPAKEEKDTKEEEGKKTEVST
- the LOC104726434 gene encoding protein PMR5: MGSSSSLHLPGISVSAIFFLVILFLQQPEQSSSAIILSLKKRHGGSSGSSSSGNQYSSSRPSAGFQGNKSTCTLFLGTWVRDSSYPLYKPSDCPNVVEPEFDCQMYGRPDSDYLKYRWQPQNCNLPTFNGAEFLLKMKGKTIMFAGDSLGKNQWESLICLIMSSAPSTQIEMRRGLPLSTFRFLDYGITMSFYKAPFLVDIDSVQGKRVLKLDEISGNANAWHDADLLIFNTGHWWSHTGNMQGWDLIQSGNTYYQDMDRFVAMEKALRTWAYWVESHVDRSKTQVFFLSISPTHDNPSDWAAPSSTGSKNCYGETEPITGAAYPVSSYTDQLRSVIVEVLHGMHNPAFLLDITLLSSLRKDGHPSVYSGLISGSQRSRPDQSDCSHWCLPGLPDTWNQLLYTILFY